The following coding sequences are from one Venturia canescens isolate UGA chromosome 5, ASM1945775v1, whole genome shotgun sequence window:
- the Peritrophin-A gene encoding protein obstructor-E: protein MRQSTRNHFILLAFVGIFSPALGAALLGAPACPEPWGVQAYPHPEDCGSFFLCTNGTLTLEHCENGLLFDGHGAVHNHCNYHWAVHCGERKADLTPYSTPGCEYQFGIYPDSDSCSTSYIKCIHGEPHQEPCTPGLAYDDKSHTCVWPDQLIPYCNPEAVVGFKCPTKAPHGPAARFWPFPRFAVPGDCGRLITCVEGHPRLITCGDGKLFDSISLSCTDPDEAPHCANHV from the exons ATGAGACAAAGCACCAGAAACCACTTTATCCTGTTGGCATTCGTGGGAATTTTCTCCCCGG CCCTCGGAGCCGCTCTGCTTGGAGCACCGGCCTGTCCAGAACCCTGGGGCGTCCAGGCTTACCCTCATCCCGAGGACTGCGGCTCTTTCTTCCTGTGTACGAATGGCACCCTGACCCTCGAGCACTGCGAGAACGGCCTCCTCTTCGATGGCCATGGCGCGGTGCACAATCACTGCAACTATCACTGGGCCGTGCACTGCGGTGAACGCAAGGCTGACC TGACACCTTACAGCACTCCTGGATGTGAATATCAGTTCGGAATTTACCCGGACAGCGATTCCTGCAGCACTTCTTACATAAAATGCATCCACGGGGAACCCCACCAAGAGCCTTGCACACCAGGACTTGCTTACGACGACAAGAGCCACACTTGCGTGTGGCCCGATCAGCTAATTCCCTACTGCAATCCGGAAGCCGTCGTTGGTTTCAAATGCCCTACTAAAGCTCCTCACGGGCCTGCAGCTCGTTTCTGGCCCTTCCCGAG ATTTGCTGTACCCGGAGACTGCGGCAGACTGATCACCTGTGTCGAAGGCCACCCTCGTCTCATAACCTGCGGAGATGGCAAACTCTTCGACTCGATTAGCCTCAGCTGCACGGATCCGGACGAGGCGCCTCACTG TGCGAATCACGTGTAA
- the LOC122410805 gene encoding protein obstructor-E-like: MRSSRAISIFLVLVAAHGLGAQKQQQEDPCQMKSRVVSDIDYCDRYWECVSGRPELFDCPNGLVFAGKHRGVTEGCDYPWRANYCDGKRQANPPIGAEHCDWLYGIFGHETSCTRYWTCWNGTATEQLCIGGLLYNEKARSCDWPENVEGCQKHPLCNEDPNGNVPLGKSCNRYWQCQGGYPRLQRCPAMLVFDRRSLRCVVPPTEDCDVPTTPPNIGGDLPEGGNDPEPEEENLPPGVPPLPSGAVPLRARPRN, translated from the exons ATGAGATCGTCCCGAGCCATCTCGATTTTCCTGGTCCTCGTGGCTGCACACG GACTCGGAGCCCAGAAGCAGCAGCAGGAGGATCCATGCCAGATGAAATCTCGGGTGGTCAGTGACATAGATTACTGCGATCGTTACTGGGAGTGCGTGAGCGGCCGTCCGGAGCTGTTCGACTGTCCGAACGGTCTCGTTTTCGCCGGGAAGCATCGTGGCGTAACCGAAGGCTGCGACTATCCGTGGCGCGCGAATTACTGCGACGGTAAACGTCAGGCGAATCCACCCATCGGCGCCGAACACTGCGATTGGCTTTACGGTATCTTCGGCCACGAAACATCCTGCACGAGGTACTGGACGTGCTGGAACGGAACTGCCACCGAGCAGCTCTGCATCGGCGGACTCCTCTACAACGAAAAAGCGAGGTCTTGCGACTGGCCTGAGAACGTTGAAGGATGCCAGAAGCATC cTCTCTGCAACGAGGACCCGAACGGTAACGTGCCATTGGGAAAATCGTGCAACCGTTACTGGCAATGTCAGGGTGGTTATCCGCGTCTCCAGAGATGTCCAGCAATGTTGGTATTCGACAGAAGATCATTGAGATGCGTCGTCCCCCCAACGGAGGACTGTGACGTACCGACGACGCCGCCGAACATCGGTGGCGATCTTCCCGAAGGAGGAAACGACCCGGAGCCCGAAGAGGAGAACCTGCCACCGGGTGTCCCTCCGCTGCCTTCTGGAGCGGTTCCGTTGAGGGCAAGACCGAGGAACTAG
- the LOC122410803 gene encoding uncharacterized protein, whose amino-acid sequence MKFVFVLLAGSMLLGIDAAGRGRMKYRRQMPFPGQPEVTEEPWPHVDLQKVDRRQDSWQEKTATSGLENLDDTVVVGDLQVPVPDSPNSSRQFYPGWIQPSAEVPKPISPVTNPPAQSPSYPAQQPPYQNPSEQPNYQIPPNGAQPPQANPVPPPGCLGPRGQYPSLNNCANYLNCWDDVVIEQTCPNGLLFNDVTGLCDFDYNVNCGSRPGATPKPPLPAGSKRCPDLNGRYRSATNCSEFYVCLSGSPIKFNCPPGLVYNDAVSVCDYLYNVDCQGAATPPPMPLPAPESTWPTASGAERPTQPQQTQRPQPTFPPGAYPDNSWLGRSGEPDPWHQRPVGAQLELDMKQDAANGNNSGEAVESDPTVTPTIQSPWDLVHSIPEELTKGPCENGNVHRLDESCASVVVCRNKRPQLVQCPQGFTYDRPSDSCRHFNIAKC is encoded by the exons atgaaattcgtttttgtGCTACTCGCGGGCTCGATGCTCCTCGGCATCGATGCAGCTGGCAGAGGCAGAATGAAGTATCGAAGGCAAATGCCCTTCCCCGGCCAACCCGAAG TTACCGAAGAGCCCTGGCCTCACGTGGACCTCCAGAAGGTCGATCGACGTCAAGATTCCTGGCAAGAGAAAACCGCGACGTCCGGCCTCGAGAACTTGGACGACACCGTTGTCGTCGGCGACCTCCAAGTCCCGGTGCCAGACTCGCCCAATTCTTCGCGACAATTTTATCCGGGATGGATCCAACCCTCGGCCGAAGTCCCCAAACCCATTAGCCCCGTGACCAACCCACCAGCCCAGTCACCCAGTTATCCGGCTCAACAACCGCCCTATCAAAATCCTTCGGAACAACCGAACTACCAAATTCCACCGAACGGGGCTCAACCTCCCCAGGCGAATCCAGTCCCACCCCCCGGATGCCTCGGGCCACGTGGACAGTATCCGAGCCTCAATAATTGTGCCAATTATTTGAACTGCTGGGACGACGTCGTTATCGAACAAACCTGCCCCAACGGACTGCTGTTCAATGACGTCACCGGCCTCTGCGACTTCGATTACAACGTCAACTGCGGAAGCAGACCGGGAGCAACGCCCA AGCCCCCTCTGCCAGCAGGTTCAAAACGATGCCCCGATTTGAACGGCCGCTACAGAAGCGCCACAAACTGCTCGGAATTCTACGTGTGCCTTTCCGGCAGCCCGATCAAGTTCAACTGTCCCCCTGGATTGGTATACAATGAC GCCGTGAGTGTTTGCGACTATCTTTACAACGTGGATTGCCAAGGAGCAGCAACTCCACCCCCGATGCCTCTCCCAGCCCCGGAATCGACTTGGCCAACAGCTTCAGGGGCTGAGAGGCCGACGCAGCCTCAGCAGACTCAAAGACCCCAACCGACGTTCCCGCCAGGTGCGTACCCGGATAACTCCTGGTTGGGAAGAAGCGGAGAGCCTGACCCGTGGCACCAGAGACCCGTCGGTGCGCAGCTCGAATTGGACATGAAACAGGATGCGGCGAACGGCAACAACTCCGGCGAAGCAGTCGAGAGCGATCCGACGGTAACGCCGACGATTCAGAGCCCTTGGGACCTGGTGCATTCCATTCCAGAAGAATTGACGAAAGGCCCTTGCGAGAACGGCAACGTTCATCGACTCGATGAATCCTGCGCCAGCGTCGTCGTCTGCAGGAACAAACGCCCGCAGCTCGTCCAGTGTCCTCAAGGCTTCACGTATGACAGACCATCCGATTCTTGCCGACACTTTAACATCGCTAAATG CTAA
- the LOC122410808 gene encoding uncharacterized protein has product MFRGTIFLLAFSVVLTSATASPEIVNGFKYQCQARGPYVGACSALDNVVNGGFACNNLVCAKYISENVYEGVPTGPALDYTECGINKLCKRGSCKRVGRNKVPFQLGPGLEYICKSPVQPAPVKRPKVQKRIPEKMVQSKKNLPSPGA; this is encoded by the exons ATGTTCCGAGGCACGATCTTTTTGCTGGCATTCTCGGTGGTCCTGACCAGTGCAACGGCCTCG CCCGAAATAGTCAACGGATTTAAATACCAGTGCCAGGCTCGAGGTCCTTACGTAGGAGCTTGCTCC GCTCTTGATAACGTCGTCAACGGTGGATTCGCATGCAACAACCTCGTGTGCGCCAAATATATCTCAGAAAACGTTTATGAAGGCGTTCCCACTGGTCCTGCTTTGGACTACACCGAATGCGGAATAAACAAA CTTTGCAAACGAGGCTCGTGTAAACGCGTCGGAcggaacaaagttccattccaaCTAGGACCTGGTCTTGAATACATTTGTAAGTCACCTGTGCAACCAGCGCCCGTTAAACGACCCAAAGTCCAGAAGCGAATTCCGGAGAAAATGGTTCAATCAAAAAAAAACCTGCCAAGCCCTGGAGCCTAG